The Nymphaea colorata isolate Beijing-Zhang1983 chromosome 5, ASM883128v2, whole genome shotgun sequence DNA segment CTGTtgttttcttgtatttgattaTTTCTAACTGCTCTCCACTTCTTTGCAGGAGAAAAGCGTAGCACTAGCAGAAGGTagaccaccaccaccacccagTGTCGGTGCAGATGTCCGTCCCCTCGGCATGGATGATTTCAGATATGCACATGAACAGGCATGCAATATTCTACTACTTGGATTCTAGTTACTTTTGGGCCTGGATCTTAAAATTTGGAGTAACTATTCCATTTATTCAAGATTGTCGAGGAAAGAAAACGTTTGTGCTCCTTCAGAGCATTCAGTTGTTTACATCTTGCTATACAATATGTTGCGGCATTGTTTGTAGCTAAAACAGCTTTGACAATGGCAGGTGTGTGCAAGTGTATCTTCGGAATCTGCCAGTATGAACGAGCTTCTCCAGTGGAATGATTTGTATGGTGAAGGTGGTTCCAGAAAGAAGAAAGCATTGAGCTACTTCATGTAGGTATCAATTTGTACAGCCCCAATTTTTTCCCTCTTCCCTCTTCAATATCTTTTTCACCATGTTAAAGCGCCAGAAGAAAGCATTGGTTGCCAAATACATGCCCCTTCTCCTCTAACTTTTATGTATGAAATTGCTATTTAAATATCAATATAATAGTATAGTAATCACAGTTCCTTCTGCTTAAGCTGTTCCAAGTTGGAGAACAATGGCTGTCTACAGTTGTCAATTGACATTATGCAACCCTGGTTGAAAATTTGTGCTCTATTAGGTCCTCATCTAATCGGACTCACTACAGGGGCTGATTTTGCTTTTACCTTAATCACAGTAATTGCTTCTCATGTTGTCTCGCATGAAGCTTATTGTTGTACCTTAGATTTTTGAGTATCTTCGGTTTGATCCTTTTGCTTGGCAACATggtaactaaaattttgaatgaatttgaatagCAGGAGAGCATGGTTGTACTAGTTTAaataatatgagagagagagagagagagagcaccaaaAATATGAGCGCCGCCATGGCCTCCAAGGGAGTATAATCTGCAGGGAAATATACAAGAAGATTGTTAAGTGTTTGTATTGTCATAAATGCAGTCACTGTCCAGTTCTGGTGGGCATCCTTTCTACAAGTTCGTTGCATGGGATATCACGAATGTAAACTgacgtctctctctctagccTCAAGagggcctctctctctctctagcctcCAAGAGggtgtagcatagttggtcggtCCGTGAGAAGGTGTGTTTCGGGCGTGTCCCTTGTTTGATTTCCATTAAAGCTACTCTTTTGATAGGACTGAGTTTAGCTGAGGAGTGCTTCAGTAGCTATGGGACGGAACGGAATTGCTAGTTGTCCTCTCCCCATCTCTCACAAACATGAGTTGTATTGGAGAAAAGAAGCATTAAAAACACGACTACCACGAGAAAAATTTATTTGCCTTTTGTCAGTATCTAACTGGATCCAAGTCCAACAGTGTTTGAAACCTTaatctgctttcattttatgaatGTAGATGGTTTGGATTGTTTCTTCAATAAGATGAGATTGAATCCAGTGTAAATGGAAGCAGATGGTTTGGATTGTGTCTTCAATAAGATGAGATTGAATCCAGTGTAAATGGAAGCAGATGGTTTGGATTGTTTCTTCAATAAGATGAGATTGAATCCAGTGTTGTTTTTGAGCCAAATCTACTGGGTATCAAGAAGAATGTGGTCGATGTCTCGCAAAAATATATGGTTCGTTCTCTGTACTTGGTTTCCGAAGCGCCTGAATCTCTCGGGGACACTGACGCCTTGCATGATGCTTCTATTTCACGTCTCTGATTGATCTTGACACCGGTGCTATTATATTTAAGTATCTCAAACCCCGCCTGTTCATCATAAGATCGGCTGGTCGTGACTCATTATAGTTTCGCCTTTTAGGTAGGGGACAGAGGAATTGAACCAAGTTTTGGCTTAGCTGCGAAAATTCATGGGATCGGCCGATTCAGTGATTCGATTCTCGTTCCAATTTTGTTGGATGTCTTCGAGGAGATCAGTGATTCGGTTGTCGTGATTATAAATCAACGAAAGGTATTATTATGTACATGAAAATTAATAATCAAACTgtaaaaatgtttgaaaaaataacatagaaaatcaATAGTGTATGACGTGCAAGGTCCTCATATTATTACGAATGTCAAACGGTGTGCCACCAAGTCGTTTCAAGGCTGACTTTCACAAATATTCCAGCTGTTTGTGACTTCCAGATATCCAGCTCATTAAGTTGATAGTCCCGGAAACAATTTCACTGTATATAATACTCATAACAATATTATTGGAAGGTTATAGTCATTGCATGGCTGGCATCGGTAGGAACTTATTTGGATCTTTTTGCAGTTAAAGAAAATCCAGGTGCTTTTCTTTGTGAAAAATAAAGTGTTTGaaaatataacatttttttttttttttttttgcaaaaagagATTGAAATTTAGCTACTGCTGGGCACTGAGCCAGGACGAGCCAACTTATCAAGGCCTGACAAGGTTTATGGGGACTGAACAAAGCCAGCCTCTTTTCCTCCCAACAGCCAAGTCTGAGATTATATGTTCAATGGGCAGGGCAATTTGTCTCGTACACACCCAAGTCAATTTAAATAGATATGATCTTGTCTAACTAAAAAAATAAGTCTCTTAAAAAAATCTCTTCTATGCTATTattgaatttttaattattgATTTAAATCTAACAATCTTAATAATGCGTCGTAGTTCCAACATATATCTTATATTATTTAAGTCTAATAATATTAACAAACACAAAAATCCATCACAAAGTTTTTCTAGCCGAGTACCGATTGAAGATCCCTGAGCCGCTCTGATCCAGCCCATTAAATAAACATGTTGAGCGCCTGAGTCCGCTCAGTAAAGGCCGGGCGTCGCCAGTCGGTTCCGTCGGTGACTCGTTCCGAAGCATGGTCATCTTTGGGAGGTTCCAACCGGAAACTTCCGGGAGATGGGCTTCCCCACATTTTTGAGGTTCGGAATGAATGGGTTACCGTACCAGAGGCCGGTGTTGCTGCGCGTGAGAAGGCTAGAAGCCACCGTCGCTATCCATTCTCTCCGGCATTCACGGGAGGTaagcctctttctctctctctctctctctctccaagaaATGCCTTTGTTCTGGCTTTCCTCCTCTGTCGCTTTCTATTGCTCTTGTCATGTTGGTTTTTCTCGATCGCGTTTCTGCAGTGCCAAGGAGCTGCTATCTGCTTGCTTTTGTTGCAGGGTCACGTTTTAGATTAGATTGTAGTTTTGGCAGCGACTTTGTGTAATTCGGTAATGAGCACTAGATTGGTTGCATGGTTTTACTGATTATAGATTTATCTGGCAATCAGATTCGTGGAGCTTTACTTTAGTGGCATGGCTTTGATTAGGTGTCTTTCCCAAAGATTCAACTTGTACAGGAATTTGGATCAGGTTCAGGAAATGTTTCATGGAGCACAATCCCAATTCTAAACTTATCCCGCTTTGCTGGATGTTGGGTGCTTCAAAAAACCTCCTATATTCAATGAGGATCTTGTCGTGGTATCCATTATTTTAGTCGTACAAGTTAATAATGACTTGGTGCGATCTAGTTGTGACGGATAAAGTTCAACCTATAAGTGTCTGTTTCAGCTGCAGATAAATTATTCCTTTTGTTATTCACATTGTCTAAAAATAGTAAATGGGTTAAGAAGAAAGCCTCAAAATTCTCTTCTTAGAGTCTGGTTCGGTGGTCGTCCTAACATTCAAGATGTACTTGTCTACGACTCTACATGCATTTAGCAGTTTCTTAGCAGCAGCAATGCAGTAAATCCTTTTCCATAAATAACAGCAGATTTACCCATTTTGGTTATAATACATTGCAGGCTCTTCTATGTAAAAACAGTCATTCGTTCCAACAAGTAAGGGTACTCTGGCAGCTGGCAAGGGAAGCAAGATTGCTGCTGCGGACTTGAAAAAAGCATTGGTTTCATTATCTTGTGTGCTTTCTAGTGATACGAAGGCCATCTATTTGAAGATGACACTTTTCTAGCGTGTAGCAAGCTGCCAATCATGAGAGAAAGGACGACTCAGAAGGGGATAATTCTACCATGCTCCATACCTTCccttgttttttcatttggtcTTCTCTGCATCTTTCcactctccctttttctcttttccaccCACCACCACACAAGCCATATTCCATTAGCCACTAGAATCTCTAGATATTCTGGCGATGAGATCAAGGTTTATCTTGCAGACATCCCGAGGTCTCTTAATTATGGGCTGCTTGAGGAGTATTGGTCTCTGAAAAATTATAGCAGActaggtgatgatgaagatgagatcGTGAGGTCTAGGTTTTCGTCTAATTATAAGGGTGGATATCCTCCACCTTATCCAGAGAACCCTTTGATCAAGCAATATAGTGCTGAATACTGGCTTTTGGGTGATCTCATGACACCGGAGGATCTGAGAGTTTCCTCATTTGCAAGGAGGGTTTTCAATGCAGAGGATGCTGATGTGATCTTTGTGCCATTTTTTGCAACACTCAGTGCAGAGATGCAGCTTGGCAAGGCTAAGGGAAAATTTCGGCAGAAGAATGGGAATGAAGATTATGAGAGACAGAGGAAGGTGGTGGACATGGTCAGAGAAACACCTTCCTGGAAGAAATCTGGTGGGCGGGATCATGTGTTTGTTCTAACAGGTCTGAACCTTGTGAAGTCAAAAACTTGGTCATTTAATATGATTTTGTATCGTTATCTTTTTATTCTATTGAAATTCTTGTATCATTATCTCCTTTTTTGTTCTATTATAACGGTGGTTCTTTTAGTTTGTACAACTTCCTAGTGATTAAATAACTCTTCTACTGTTCTATTTTATCTAAGTAGGTTCATTTTCATAGTTTATGCATCAAACTTCAAAGACATGCATCCATTGTAGATgcctgtaatttttttttgaaaaaaacacctTTTGATTATGGACAAGTATAACATTGTCTGTTTGCAACCTTATCAACAAGTAGCTTCTAGTAGTTAGTCGTGGAGCAAAAGTTGTTAACACAAGGTAACTGGGACTGCAAATTAGTGCATGACTCTTTCATAGGCTTGCTTGGTTATTTCATATGTTCTTGGCTCGTAATCTTTCTTGTCAAATTTCACTTGTGTGAAGCTGTAAATGTGGCAGCTAAattgaaatgattttttattacTTAAACTCATGGTTACTTTTCATTTGATGCCTTTTGGGAATTTTTAACTGATCAAAGACTCAGATGGCTCACATACAACTGTTTTTTTTGCTGACCATTTGTGAGGCTATGAGATGGCTAAATGGATGGCTTTTAGATCATCAAATTTCATGTTAACTTAGGAACATTTTCAATACTTAAATAGTAAatacacaaatatatgcaataGGTATCTGATTGATGACGAGAAGAAAGACTTAAGGATTACTTTAGGTTATTAACCTTTTTTGTGCCTCCAGTGAGGTTAATCTGTGTTTTGGGCATTCGTGGCTCTACAAGGCTAAAGGTTCCAAAGTGCCTTAGATGGGGTATATTCCTTTAGTCCTTTAGAGTGGCACAACAGTATATCCAACAGAGAATAGATTTTCCCTTGTAAGGAAGGAACAAATACAATGGTCTAGAAGCGTagacattttcttttgtctaatGGCCCTAATGTGCAAACTGTGTCAAATGCAAAAACCATGATATACTTATGTGGTTATGCGAAAAATAGTGATCTAATAGTTGGGCAAAAATTCTCAATTTGTCTGGTTTGAAGATTTCAAGTGATATTAGGTACTTTGACATTTGGACGTGTATGATTTACATCCGCAAATGCAAGCTctaaaaacaaaacataattaTCTCTTAGACACCCCCCCTCCGATGTAGTGCAGGTCCACACAGAGTTCTTTCATGGCTTAAGATGAGTGAGAAATACCATAAGATTCATTCCATATTTATGTATTTTAAGATACAGAAGATAAGTTGCCTTGTACTGTCCTTGCATAATTCTCTGTCTAAACGATTGGTGAACCATGTTTGTTCTCggttttttatatttctaattGACTGATGAATAAATTGACATGATGGTTAAGCTAGAAGTTCGTTGTTGTCATCAGTATATTGGATTGAGTTATGCATTGAATTTTCTTTGGCAGACCCAGTTGCAATGTGGCATGTGAGGGCAGAGATAGCACCAGCAGTGCTTTTGGTTGTTGATTTTGGCGGTTGGTATAGAGTTGATGCCAAATCTTCTATGAACACTTCAGAAGTGATACATCATACCCAGGTTTCTCTGCTTAAGGATGTGATTGTGCCATATACTCATCTTCTCCCCAACTTACTTTTATCTGAAGATCAGGAAAGGAAGACACTTTTGTATTTCAAAGGAGCTAAGCACAGGCATCGAGTGAgttttttccttctatgctTTTGGTACTTTTGctttcaatcatgaaatgattTTATATGGTTATCTATTTGTTCAGGGTTGTCTTCGAAGATAACTCTGAAAAGGCTTATATGTCATATCAAGGAAGCTTCCTCAATGAAAGTAATGGAGCAATATGCTCTGACAATTAGTTGAATATGGGTTGCTGACTGCTGTCACGTGTATAGGACCTGACACCTGAGAGCCATTAATCTAATAGTGTATGACAATATGCACACTATGAGATTCTTTATAgtgtgaaaaggaaaatgatttaTTAGTTCTTACCTATGGGAAAGGTGAAGTTGTCACCTTACCCATGCAAGCATGACTTCGCAGAATATATTCTGACTAGCGACTAGGTTAGCTTGCGTTTGAAATTTTACAGATAATCTCTATATTGTCTACTGCCCTCTCATGCTTTTCTATTAGATGATTCTTTGGATGGAATTTTAGTTGGGTTATTTACAGGTTATTGTTTGTGATTCTTTTTTGAATGTCTGTCATTTGAAGTACTAAGAACATTCTGCAATTTCATTGGTTTTTCAGGGGGGCTTGGTTCGAGAAGGATTGTGGAATTTGCTTGTAAATGAACCTGGCGTTGTCATGGAAGAAGGTTTCCCCAATGCTACAGGTCGTGAGCAATCAATAAGAGGGATGCGGACATCAGAATTCTGTCTGCATCCAGCTGGTGATACACCAACATCATGCCGTTTGTTTGATGCCATCCTTAGTCTATGCATCCCGGTTATTGTAAGCGATAGCATTGAACTTCCCTTTGAAGGTATGATTGATTACACGGAGTTCTCAGTCTTCATCTCAGTAAATAATGCTATGAAGCCGAACTGGCTTTTGAGTCACCTAAGAAGCTTCTCCAAGGAGCAGAAAGATTCCTTCCGCAAGAAGTTATCACAGGTTCAACCGATCTTTGAATATGATAATGGCCATAAAGATGGCATAGGACCTGTTCCAGTTGATGGTGCTGTAAATCACATCTGGAGAAAGGTTTTTGAAAAGCTCCCAGCAATCAGGGTAGCTGTTGCTCGTGAGAAGCGAAAACCAGATGGTGTGTCAATACCTGCTCGTTGCCACTGTACATGAACgtaattttttttagtctttAGTTGTATTTTAGTGATTGTGAAATTTATCATGGAGCAATTCATTCTCTACAATTATTTTCAGTTCTTTGGTAAGCAATTCCTTCATGtgttgcttttcttctttggtcttGTATATTGTTCTTTTATTGTGTATGTGAAAAAAAAGCACTATAACTTGCCGGTTGCAGAAAGAATAATGCAACACATTTCTGATTCTGGTTGTTGCGGGGGTCGACTGATGTTTTCTGTTGGTTTCTTAGCCTTCTGCCTTCCCAAAAATGGCCAGAATCTGACGTGTCATGTGTCCTTTAGGCCAGCACTATATGGACAGAATGACGAATGTAATAACAGGAGAGTTGCTATATTTCTCtaacgttctctctctctctctctctctctctctccatacatacatatatctgAACATGCAACTACGATGACCCTATCCATGACAAGAATGCAAAAGGAAGAACCCTACTGGGGGTTAATGCAGTTTGGTGGGTCTCAACTATCTGACTAGCAGTGACTGACTGACTATGATCTCTTATATTGCCTCTTCCTGTACAAGTTGATGAAGGGACAGTTACCTTCAGAGGACACGACGTTGGGCTTTACCGCAGCTCCCGCAAGACTTCACATGGCTGCAATCTTCTGTTTCTGCTTGGAAAATAGATTGAATAAGCAAATGATGTCAACTTGATGGCCAAGTGGTCCTATTTTAATGGCGTCCGTTCTGTAGTCTCTTTGTTCATCTGGCCCTGAGAGCAGAATCAGTGAAGGCAGAGACGAGCAGATTAAGAAGAGGTAAAGTTTTAGTTTAGAGGAATGTAAATTTTGTATGCGCTAAACTTTATTCACTGGAGCTGATACACGACGTACTTGTCTTAGGTGCCACAATAAATCAAAATCAGGGTTTTATACCGGACTGCAGCCATTATAAGAACAGCAGTTTTCGAAGATTTGCATTTGCATTCTCAAGCCAAAAATAAAGACACGTAAAGCAACCAAGTGTTGCTCTCAACATTCAATTATTTTAGGGTAGGCCGGCCGTTGCAGAATCAACATCAAATGAATCTGCCGGCTGCCGCTTCGCATGCTCAATTCAGCCCAACTTGTGTGAACAGTTATCTGTGCGCAATGCATGATTGCATCTCATCTAGTGCGTCGTCAacatctcctctctctctctctctcatgctaAATCCTTGTAGGCATATGAggatttaatattaattttcatttttttcaccataaacaaaaaaacattggTCAAGATCGTTACTCATGGGTTTAGCATATGAGGGTCTGGATTCTAAAGGGAGTCTGAGTTGTCCACAACGTGgtcactctctttctttctcttcagcttggtggcgtatttgggaggagcgcaacaacagagtTTTTAGAAACACTTTCTCTTCGCCAGATtatgtggctcgtcttgtgcaaggggatgtccagtttgTCATTCGGTTGAAGCGCCGCTGTCCGTCTGCGGCTGAGTGACAGTGTCGCTCcgtcttttctctctcttatttttctgtgcattgtattgtatatttattcttcttgtttctgtttttgcggtttattttttgcggattgtttttgtacttaGGGGACTTATTGTCCTcagattttgttatatattctcattttatcggcactctctttatctctctctctctctctctttatatatatatatatgtatatatatatatttagagtTATGTAGATCACTCATAAAgccaacaaaaaggaaaatgtgatgaatttttttgttgtttagtaTTAATACACAcctatttttcattgtttttctctcaaaatcCATTATGATGGATCAAACGACCCGAGTGAAATAGGTGATTTTGAAGAACCAAAGTCACTATTATCATTCTAGTCACTAttatcattctttctctctctctctctttttcttttacgtGATCGACTTGTAATCACACGTAATAGAGCTTCAGATTCGCAAGTCTAAGCACCTTTTACTGAAAATATTTGCGAGG contains these protein-coding regions:
- the LOC116255315 gene encoding probable arabinosyltransferase ARAD1; this translates as MRERTTQKGIILPCSIPSLVFSFGLLCIFPLSLFLFSTHHHTSHIPLATRISRYSGDEIKVYLADIPRSLNYGLLEEYWSLKNYSRLGDDEDEIVRSRFSSNYKGGYPPPYPENPLIKQYSAEYWLLGDLMTPEDLRVSSFARRVFNAEDADVIFVPFFATLSAEMQLGKAKGKFRQKNGNEDYERQRKVVDMVRETPSWKKSGGRDHVFVLTDPVAMWHVRAEIAPAVLLVVDFGGWYRVDAKSSMNTSEVIHHTQVSLLKDVIVPYTHLLPNLLLSEDQERKTLLYFKGAKHRHRGGLVREGLWNLLVNEPGVVMEEGFPNATGREQSIRGMRTSEFCLHPAGDTPTSCRLFDAILSLCIPVIVSDSIELPFEGMIDYTEFSVFISVNNAMKPNWLLSHLRSFSKEQKDSFRKKLSQVQPIFEYDNGHKDGIGPVPVDGAVNHIWRKVFEKLPAIRVAVAREKRKPDGVSIPARCHCT